TTATGACGTGCATCAGCAGTTGCGAAAAAGAGGCTGTAAATCCGGGAGACTTCACCCTGAAACCAGAGTTGAAGGTGACTGGTATTACTGATGTTTTCGGAACCACCTATCCGGCTAACGTGATAAGATCCGTTGATACCACCTACCAGTATTTCTACCGGAAATCAGATACCCTGAAAGACAATTCCGGAAAATATGTTTTGGGATCGGACGGTAAATATCAGATTAAATGGGATACCATCTATTATAATGGTAAAACCGCCAAATATTACGAACTGGAAAAAATCATGCTCGAGTCAATCAAGGACACAGTGCTGATAGACATCGAGAGTAATTCCAAATGGAGAGCGCCAATCCCATCGGCAGGAGGAAAGCTGGCTTGGTTTATAACTGAGAACAGCGCTGGTGGCGGTGACAGCCGCATCAGGGCCAACGTTGCCAGAAACCGTTCATTTCTAAGAAGTGTGGAGGCCGTACAATACATATATACTCCAGACAGTACAGTAATGTACAAACTGGTATTTGGCCAGAAAGGCGAAAAAGACAAATAATAAAACAGAATATTCAACAATATAATTTTGGAATACATGAAATTCAGAATAACAGCCTTACTCCTGTTTCTGTTGGCTTTCGTTGCGACAGATATCTACGCTCAGAAAATAGTAGTAAAAGGAACGGTGCTTGATGAGTTCAACGCCGGGCTACCAGGTGCCAGCGTACTGGTCAAAGGCACAACAAACGGGGTAATCACCGACCTGGACGGAAAATTCACCATCTCGGTACCCAGTCAGAAAACTGTCCTGACCGTATCGTTTCTGGGGTATAAGCCCCAACAGGTTACAGTTGGAAATCAGAATACAATAACCATAAAAATGGAATCAAACTCGCAGGTTATGAATGAGGTGGTTATTGTAGGTTTCGGCACACAGAAGAAAATCAATACAACCGGTGCGGTAAAGACCATCGACAATAAATCATTGGAATCGCGCCCCATCAGCAATGCGGTTCAGGGATTACAGGGTGTAATTCCCGGATTGAACATCACTAACGACTTGGGAGGTGGTCTGGGACAATCCATGAATATCAATATCCGTGGCGTTGGGACTATCGGACAAGGCTCCACCTCATCGCCCCTGATGTTAATTGACGGAATGGAAGGAGACCTGTCCAGCATTAACCCCAACGATATTGAGAATATTTCCGTACTGAAGGATGCAGCGGCTGCATCAATCTACGGTTCTCGCGCACCTTTCGGTGTGATCCTGGTTACCACCAAGTCGGGTGAAAAGAAAACACAGGTTAGCTACACTGGTAACATTCGCATCTCAAATCCGATTTCGGTGCCTGATGTTGCAGACTCGTATACACATGCCCTGATGACCAACGACGCCTACATCAACTCGGGTAATAGCGCTCCTTACGGATCAACCCAGTTGAAAAAGATACTGGCCTTCCAGCGTGGTGAACTGAAAGATGGCATTGAGAAAGCAGAAGGACAAGATGACTGGGGATGGGGACAGAGAAGTTTCGGAAACACCAATTGGTACGATGTGTATCTGAAAGACGCCACCACTTCTACTGAACACAACCTGAGCGCAAGCGGAGGAAATGATAAGACAACCTACTATGCATCCACCAACTACCTAGAACAGACAGGATTGTTCAACTTTGCTGATGAAAAATTCACCCGTTTAACTGTAAACGGTAAAATGAATATCAAGTTCAATAAGAAGGTTACACTAAACTGGAACTCACGCTTGGTGGCTACCAACAACGACAAGCCATCGGCCATAAGTCCGCTTTTCTTCCACAACCTGGCAAGACGCTACCCGCTTATGCCCGTTTATCTGCCTAATGGAGAATACAACCAGGAATCAATGATCGGAGCTGTTAAAGACGGAGGACGAAACATCAACAAGAACCAGCTGATTTACAACCAGGCCACATTCACCTACGAACCGATAAAGAATTGGAAAATCTATGTTGACCTGAACAGCCGCTTGGAAAGCCCACGTTCAACACTTCAATACAAAAAGCTGGAATATACCCGGCCTAGCGGCGCCACCAACTATTACCAGGTGATGGCGGGAGAACTTGAAAAAACTAAAATCAACGATAACGGTACTTTCCTCAGGAGACCTGCAGCAGGTACCAACTATTACGAAAAGGCAAACGGTGCTGTAAACTACTTCAACTATAATGTACGTACAGACTACAATCTGAAAAAAGATAAGCACTACTTAAAGGCACTGCTGGGGCTTCAATCTGAATACTACTATACAGAGACTACTCGGGTGGCTTCTGATGATATCTTGTTGGACGACAAACCGTTTCTTCCCTCCTCCTCAGGTGTAAATCCCATGATGTCGGATAAAATGGGAGAATGGTCGTCATTGGGTATCTTCGGACGTGTGAACTATTCATACGCCGACCGTTACATGGCAGAGATAAACCTCCGATACGATGGTGCTTCACGTTTCCCTTCCAATCAAAGATGGGCAATGTTCCCTTCGTTTTCACTGGGATGGAATGTGGCTCAGGAAAAATTCTGGGCACCACTGGCCTACAAAGGATTTGAATACCTGAAACTAAGAGCGTCGTATGGTCAGTTAGGAAACCAGAACACCTCGAATTTTTATCCCTACTTCCAAAGAATGTCGGCAACGGTTGGCGGCAATGTACTCGGAGGGGTAAGAGCAACGGAACTTCCAGTCTTTGCTCCCTTCTCCACCAGCCTGACTTGGGAAAAGATTGAAAATGCAGGCGTAGGTATCGATGCTGCATTCTTCAATAACCGTTTGAATGCAACGTTCGACTGGTACCAACGTACCACCAAAGACATGGTTGGACCGGCAAAGGCCCTTCCGGCAATTTACGGAGCAGCTTCGCCTGCAACAAACAATGCCGAATTAAGAACCCGTGGTTGGGAACTTGAACTCTCATGGAGAGACCGCATAAACAAAGACTTTAGCTATGGCATCATAGCCACATTAAGTGATTACGAAAGCATTGTAACCAAGTACGATTCTCCGGATGGAAGCCTTAACAGCTGGTACAAGGGAAAGAAAATGGGTGATATCTGGGGATATCAGGTCGTTGGAATCGCTAAAAGCGATAAGGAGATGAACGACTACTTGGCAAAACACTCACAAACATCCATCGGACAGAAATGGGGAGGCGGCGACGTTATGTACCGCGACTTAGACAATAGTGGAAGTGTAAATACTGGTAGCAATTCCATTACCGATCACGGCGACCTTTCAGTCATTGGTAATGCCACTCCACGCTACGCATTCGGGCTAACGCTTGATGCCAAATATAAGTTTATCGATTTCAGAGCCTTCTTCCAAGGAGTCGGAAAACAGAATGCATTTATCGGCAACTCCACTTTCTTCGGGTTCTTCGGAGAATGGAACCGTACATTGCTGAAAGATCACTTGGACTATTTCCGCTATGCAGGTTCGGAACTGGGAGCCAATATGAACGATCCCTATTACGGTCGTCTGAGAACAGACAGAAACAATACGCAGGTTTGCGACAGATATATGCAGGATGCATCTTATGTACGCTTAAAGAACATCCAGATCGGATTCAGTCTGCCATCGAATACTAAACTTTCCAAGGTTATTAAGAAAGGCCGATTCTATGTATCAGGTGAAAACCTATTTACTTTAACAAATCTGCGCATACTAGACCCTGAAACGGTAGGTGACAACGGCGTTTATGCCGGAAGCAACTATCCGATGTACAGAGTATGGTCGGCAGGTCTCGAAATAACATTCTAATAACAATGATCAATCAACAATCAGATATTATGGCAATGAAAAAGAAATTTATATTGGGACTGGCCATCATCGGAACATTCCTGACTTCATGCAACGATTTCTTACAACGCGATCCAATGGATTTCGCTGATGAAACAGCCTATTTCAATACGGTTAACGACCTAAAAATATACGATAACACCTTCTATTCATTATTCCCTAAAATGAACCCATTGTGGGGAGGATTGTTTGTCGCAGATAACTCCAGCGACAACCAGGCGGGAAAATGGGCAAACAACCTTTTCTATCCCGGGGATAAGAAAACAGTGACTAAAGACAATTCCGAATGGAAATTTGACAATCTACGCGGAATTAATTTTTTCATAAACAAAGTCAACGAGAAGATTGCTTCAAAAAGCATTTCAGGCAGTACCGAGTATATTAATCATTATCTGGGAGAAGCTTATTTCTTCAGAGCATACGAATACTTTCGTCTGCTAAGCAATTACGGGGATGTACCCATCCTTTCCAAAATGATGGAGAACAACCTTGACTCCTTGGTTTCTTCAAGCGTACGTGTCCCACGCAACGAAGTGGCCCGTTTCATACTGAAGGATCTGGACAAAGCTGCAGAACTGATGCAGGTAAATGCCCCGGAAAGCGGAAGACTTTCGCAAGATGCCGCTTACTTGCTGAAAGCAAGAGTGGCTCTTTATGAGGCAACCTGGGAAAAATACCATGCAGGAACAGCCTTTGTTCCGGGAAACAGTAAATGGCCAGGAGCCAGCACCCACCCTGATTTCCAATTTAAAGCAGGAAGTGCGGAAGCGGAATACAACTTCTTCTTCCAAGAAGCAATCGATGCTGCCGATCTTGTGGCATCACGCAGAAAACTCGACAACGATTACATAGGTATGTTCAATAGCCTGAAAACATTCAGCAACAGCGACGAGGTGATTCTGGTTCGTTACTACTTGGTGGGAGTCAACTCACACGGTGCCTCCAACTACTTGGGACGTACCGGAGGTGGTACCGGATTTACCCGTTCATTGGTAAACAGCTTTCTGATGCAGAGCGGTAAGCCTATCTATGCAGATCAAGACTACAAAGGCGACAAGGTTATGTACGAAGAGTTTGAAGGTAGAGACGTTCGCCTCACCTCTTCAACAAAAGCAGCCGGAAGCAACATTGTTACTAAGACAGATCCTTTAACCGGTCAGTTTTTGAATGATACAATAAGTTACTACAGACCATTTATTTACTTATCAGGGAACGAATCGTCTCCTACAGGTTACGAAATGAAGAAGTTTGTCAGCTATGAGAAAGGACAGGACGAACAGGGAAAAGGAACTTCTGCAACTCCTATATTCCGTGCTGCGGAAGCTTACCTGATTTATCTGGAAGCCTATTACGAAAAGAATGGAACACTTGGCGGAAACTGTGATGCTTACTGGAGGGCATTGCGCACCCGCGCCGGAGTTAACCCAGACTATAATTTAACAATTGCCGCCACAGACATGACACAAGAAAACGACCTTGCAACAAAATGGCATGGTTCATATATAGACAAAACACTTTACAATATCCGTAGAGAACGCCGTTGTGAATTTATAGGAGAAGGCATGCGACTGGATGATCTGAAAAGATGGAGAGCACTGGACAATATGACCGATGGATATCAGGTGGAAGGAATGAATCTTTGGGCAGAGATGTATAAAATGTACAGTTCAAGCCTGATTGCTGAAGGGATTGTTTCCCAGCAAGGCATCAGCACTTACATCCGCCCGTTGCAAGTTACAGCTTCTGGATCGGCCTATAACGGATACAACTTCCCGAAAGCGCATTACCTTGAACCGATTCCTGTTGCCGAATTCGCCCTATCGAAAAGAGTTGGCGACAGCCAATCAACTCTGTATCAAAACCCTGGATGGCCAACAAATACAGATGGCACAGCAGATTATAGCGCAAACTACGATTAACACTAGAAAACTGTATTTTTACTTGGTTTAGTCTAAAATTCAATAACTAAAGATTAAATGAATTTCTCAAAATCAAAAAGAGTCTACCCGATTGCAGGTCTTACGGCATTAGCCCTAACACCTGCAAACTCGGAAGCTCAATCCAATAAAGCCCAATCATCAAAGCCGGTAAACATAGTCTATATAATGACAGATGATCACACCGCACAAATGATGAGCTGTTATGATAAACGTTTTATCCAAACGCCCAACCTGGACCGAATTGCCACTGATGGGGTACGGTTTACAAGTAGTTTTGTCTGCAACTCCATCTCTGGTCCAAGCAGAGCGGCCATGTTTACAGGAAAACACAGCCATAAAAATGGATTTAAAGACAATACTTCTGTCTTCGACGGTTCACAGCAGACCATGCCTAAATTACTCCAGCAAGCTGGATATCAGACTGCGATAATAGGTAAATGGCATCTGGAAAGTACACCCACAGGATTTAATTTTTGGGAAATACTTCCCGGCCAGGGAGATTATTACAATCCGGATTTCATTACTCCCCAGGGAACCATTCACAAAGAAGGATATGTGACTAATATTATCACAGATATGAGTATTGACTGGCTTGAGAATAAACGAGACAGGAAAAAACCATTCTGTCTGTTTATTCATCACAAAGCAATTCACCGGAACTGGATGGCCGATACCTGCAACCTCAGTCTCTACGAAGACAAAATATTTGAATATCCGAAGAACTTCTATGATAATTATGAAGGACGTCCTGCTGCCGCAGCCCAAGAAATGAGCATAGATAAGGATATGGACCTGATATACGATCTGAAAATGCTATGTCCTGACAAAAACAGTCGTCTAAAAAGTCTTTATACACGCAATAATGACTCTGCAGGAGTATATGGACGGATGAATGAAGGTCAGAAAGCAGCCTGGAACAAACATTATCAGCCTATTATTGATGGATTCTATAAAGCAAATCTAAAAGGAAAAGAATTGGCTGAATGGAAATATCAACGATATATGCGTGATTATGCAAAAACGGTGAAGTCGTTGGATGACAACGTGGGACGTGTTCTTGATTACCTGAAAAAAGAGGGGTTATTGGAAAACACCTTGGTTGTGTACACCTCCGACCAAGGATTCTATATGGGCGAGCATGGGTGGTTTGATAAACGGTTTATGTACGAGGAATCAATGCATACTCCTTTGATCATGCACTTACCTAATGTATACAGTAAGAAGGGAGATATACCTCAATTGGTTCAGAACATTGATTATGCACCAACATTCCTAGAATTGGCTGGTGCCAAAATACCCAACGACATGCAGGGTGTATCTTTGGTACCATTATTGAAAGGAGAAAAGCCGAAAAACTGGAGAAAGTCACTTTATTACCATTTTTATGAATATCCGGCAGAACATGCTGTAAAAAAACATTATGGAGTGCGAACGGATCGTTACAAACTGATTCATTTCTATAACGATATAG
The Bacteroides sedimenti genome window above contains:
- a CDS encoding sulfatase family protein, which translates into the protein MNFSKSKRVYPIAGLTALALTPANSEAQSNKAQSSKPVNIVYIMTDDHTAQMMSCYDKRFIQTPNLDRIATDGVRFTSSFVCNSISGPSRAAMFTGKHSHKNGFKDNTSVFDGSQQTMPKLLQQAGYQTAIIGKWHLESTPTGFNFWEILPGQGDYYNPDFITPQGTIHKEGYVTNIITDMSIDWLENKRDRKKPFCLFIHHKAIHRNWMADTCNLSLYEDKIFEYPKNFYDNYEGRPAAAAQEMSIDKDMDLIYDLKMLCPDKNSRLKSLYTRNNDSAGVYGRMNEGQKAAWNKHYQPIIDGFYKANLKGKELAEWKYQRYMRDYAKTVKSLDDNVGRVLDYLKKEGLLENTLVVYTSDQGFYMGEHGWFDKRFMYEESMHTPLIMHLPNVYSKKGDIPQLVQNIDYAPTFLELAGAKIPNDMQGVSLVPLLKGEKPKNWRKSLYYHFYEYPAEHAVKKHYGVRTDRYKLIHFYNDIDKWELYDLKKDPMEMNNIYEKKGTKSITKKLLKELNRLQEQYDDPIRLR
- a CDS encoding RagB/SusD family nutrient uptake outer membrane protein; this encodes MKKKFILGLAIIGTFLTSCNDFLQRDPMDFADETAYFNTVNDLKIYDNTFYSLFPKMNPLWGGLFVADNSSDNQAGKWANNLFYPGDKKTVTKDNSEWKFDNLRGINFFINKVNEKIASKSISGSTEYINHYLGEAYFFRAYEYFRLLSNYGDVPILSKMMENNLDSLVSSSVRVPRNEVARFILKDLDKAAELMQVNAPESGRLSQDAAYLLKARVALYEATWEKYHAGTAFVPGNSKWPGASTHPDFQFKAGSAEAEYNFFFQEAIDAADLVASRRKLDNDYIGMFNSLKTFSNSDEVILVRYYLVGVNSHGASNYLGRTGGGTGFTRSLVNSFLMQSGKPIYADQDYKGDKVMYEEFEGRDVRLTSSTKAAGSNIVTKTDPLTGQFLNDTISYYRPFIYLSGNESSPTGYEMKKFVSYEKGQDEQGKGTSATPIFRAAEAYLIYLEAYYEKNGTLGGNCDAYWRALRTRAGVNPDYNLTIAATDMTQENDLATKWHGSYIDKTLYNIRRERRCEFIGEGMRLDDLKRWRALDNMTDGYQVEGMNLWAEMYKMYSSSLIAEGIVSQQGISTYIRPLQVTASGSAYNGYNFPKAHYLEPIPVAEFALSKRVGDSQSTLYQNPGWPTNTDGTADYSANYD
- a CDS encoding SusC/RagA family TonB-linked outer membrane protein — protein: MKFRITALLLFLLAFVATDIYAQKIVVKGTVLDEFNAGLPGASVLVKGTTNGVITDLDGKFTISVPSQKTVLTVSFLGYKPQQVTVGNQNTITIKMESNSQVMNEVVIVGFGTQKKINTTGAVKTIDNKSLESRPISNAVQGLQGVIPGLNITNDLGGGLGQSMNINIRGVGTIGQGSTSSPLMLIDGMEGDLSSINPNDIENISVLKDAAAASIYGSRAPFGVILVTTKSGEKKTQVSYTGNIRISNPISVPDVADSYTHALMTNDAYINSGNSAPYGSTQLKKILAFQRGELKDGIEKAEGQDDWGWGQRSFGNTNWYDVYLKDATTSTEHNLSASGGNDKTTYYASTNYLEQTGLFNFADEKFTRLTVNGKMNIKFNKKVTLNWNSRLVATNNDKPSAISPLFFHNLARRYPLMPVYLPNGEYNQESMIGAVKDGGRNINKNQLIYNQATFTYEPIKNWKIYVDLNSRLESPRSTLQYKKLEYTRPSGATNYYQVMAGELEKTKINDNGTFLRRPAAGTNYYEKANGAVNYFNYNVRTDYNLKKDKHYLKALLGLQSEYYYTETTRVASDDILLDDKPFLPSSSGVNPMMSDKMGEWSSLGIFGRVNYSYADRYMAEINLRYDGASRFPSNQRWAMFPSFSLGWNVAQEKFWAPLAYKGFEYLKLRASYGQLGNQNTSNFYPYFQRMSATVGGNVLGGVRATELPVFAPFSTSLTWEKIENAGVGIDAAFFNNRLNATFDWYQRTTKDMVGPAKALPAIYGAASPATNNAELRTRGWELELSWRDRINKDFSYGIIATLSDYESIVTKYDSPDGSLNSWYKGKKMGDIWGYQVVGIAKSDKEMNDYLAKHSQTSIGQKWGGGDVMYRDLDNSGSVNTGSNSITDHGDLSVIGNATPRYAFGLTLDAKYKFIDFRAFFQGVGKQNAFIGNSTFFGFFGEWNRTLLKDHLDYFRYAGSELGANMNDPYYGRLRTDRNNTQVCDRYMQDASYVRLKNIQIGFSLPSNTKLSKVIKKGRFYVSGENLFTLTNLRILDPETVGDNGVYAGSNYPMYRVWSAGLEITF